The following coding sequences lie in one Alicyclobacillus curvatus genomic window:
- a CDS encoding MFS transporter — protein sequence MSAHAGSGSSVPEEHWIGTDSWSFWSFGLGMLLENYIFSMASIATGWVQMPKYLESLLLAWSPIWLIIGIAVAGPLADLVGRKNTFYTTMAMYGIGAIGIVFSNTYVLILVFLAILLFAAGGEMNTIMAASHEMMPHKHRSKTMMLELNFINLGGVILGIVSLFTAYQHHGFQRGMIGITLLIVLIIMLAARRRTPESIRWLERRGMHERAQQEIEKYYGRAEYEARRLAAKAATEKSVLSGGRRRAGIPLKLFVTITTAFAGSAGFGLMTYVLGPHYFPNLNAAIILVATGTGFVSGFFGFWADRWSRKMLLFLGYGGSLLVTVIIWLTIGGWTKDLVLFWTLFVLLNVFVNIAYLTEDTLKGEVWPTKTRGTYTALVRFVSIGLYIATIYITQDFGLNAYTLFNCLIWAIGFAGATAWYIGGTETGRGTSLDVASGEAE from the coding sequence ATGTCGGCTCACGCAGGTTCTGGTTCGTCGGTTCCGGAAGAGCACTGGATAGGGACGGACAGTTGGTCGTTTTGGTCGTTCGGTCTCGGGATGCTTCTTGAGAACTACATCTTCAGCATGGCGAGCATCGCCACAGGTTGGGTGCAGATGCCGAAGTATCTGGAGTCTCTGCTCTTGGCCTGGTCCCCCATCTGGCTTATCATTGGCATCGCTGTCGCAGGTCCTCTAGCAGATTTGGTTGGACGAAAGAACACGTTCTACACGACCATGGCGATGTACGGCATTGGCGCAATCGGAATTGTTTTTAGTAACACGTACGTCCTCATCTTGGTATTTCTCGCCATTTTGCTGTTTGCAGCAGGAGGAGAAATGAATACTATTATGGCAGCTTCCCATGAGATGATGCCACACAAGCACCGCAGCAAGACGATGATGCTTGAGCTGAACTTTATCAATCTTGGGGGCGTCATCCTCGGTATTGTTTCGCTTTTTACAGCCTATCAGCATCATGGCTTTCAACGCGGTATGATTGGCATCACGCTCCTGATTGTTTTGATTATTATGCTCGCCGCCAGACGCAGGACGCCAGAGTCCATCCGCTGGTTGGAACGTCGGGGCATGCATGAACGCGCACAGCAAGAGATTGAAAAGTACTACGGTCGCGCGGAGTATGAGGCGAGACGGCTTGCCGCCAAAGCAGCAACCGAGAAGAGTGTTCTCTCCGGAGGACGGCGAAGAGCTGGGATTCCATTGAAGCTCTTTGTCACCATCACCACGGCTTTCGCTGGGTCGGCAGGGTTCGGTCTCATGACTTACGTGCTTGGTCCTCACTATTTTCCGAATCTGAACGCTGCCATCATCCTGGTGGCAACGGGGACAGGTTTTGTGTCTGGGTTCTTTGGATTCTGGGCGGATAGGTGGAGTCGAAAGATGCTCCTCTTTCTCGGGTACGGCGGTTCACTGCTCGTGACCGTCATCATCTGGTTGACGATTGGCGGGTGGACCAAAGACCTTGTCCTATTCTGGACTTTGTTTGTGCTTCTGAACGTATTTGTGAACATTGCCTATTTGACGGAGGATACCTTGAAAGGTGAGGTGTGGCCGACCAAGACTCGGGGTACATACACCGCCCTCGTCCGTTTTGTCAGCATCGGTTTGTATATCGCAACGATTTACATCACACAGGACTTTGGGCTAAATGCCTATACCTTGTTCAACTGCCTCATCTGGGCCATCGGGTTTGCGGGTGCGACTGCGTGGTACATCGGTGGCACAGAGACCGGCCGGGGGACAAGTCTGGATGTTGCATCTGGGGAAGCAGAGTAG
- a CDS encoding extracellular solute-binding protein, translating into MLDKKYVKAGTILLASLSVLATAGCGAATNGSSSGSTNQTSGTASSGNSAASTSGSSNVVNINFWYGVGGNLSDDVQKMVQQFNAAHPNVHVTATYQGSYSGGGPEQQKLLAALAAGNPPDIAQIEVNSMGVFANSGKLMDLTSFMNQSSVDNPNNFLKGMLVSTEWNGKYYGVPLNRSVPVLFYNKTLFAKAGIQNPPKTWDELAADAKKLTSGSGSSKVYGYGPLVDWWPWESMVWSSGSEILSSDMQKATFNTPELDRVLSLQQSLVKSGDAYVETGSNYWNLMTADFIKGKIAMDIDSIGDAAQVQQGVGSKFQWGTAYLPSDKTLGVPPGGGDMAIMNGIPSDHVKAAETFIEWWTAPTQTLEWSKMTGYLPVQQAAVQDPSYQTYLQQNPQFKTAIDELQFQKAAPASSHLLDVLKYAQQSLQGIFDEGKSVKSEMDQAASQANSLLGN; encoded by the coding sequence ATGTTGGACAAGAAGTACGTAAAAGCTGGCACAATCTTGTTGGCATCACTCAGCGTTTTAGCAACCGCTGGCTGCGGTGCTGCTACCAATGGAAGTTCGAGCGGAAGCACAAATCAAACTTCTGGCACAGCTTCGTCAGGCAATAGTGCCGCATCAACGTCCGGCAGCAGCAACGTGGTCAACATTAACTTTTGGTATGGTGTTGGCGGGAACCTGAGTGACGACGTACAGAAGATGGTACAGCAGTTCAACGCGGCACATCCCAACGTTCACGTAACCGCGACCTACCAAGGCAGTTACTCAGGCGGAGGTCCGGAGCAACAAAAGCTGCTTGCGGCCCTAGCTGCCGGAAATCCTCCTGACATCGCACAGATAGAAGTTAACTCAATGGGCGTGTTCGCAAACTCTGGTAAGTTGATGGACCTAACCAGCTTCATGAATCAGAGTTCTGTGGATAATCCTAATAACTTTTTGAAGGGTATGCTCGTCAGCACAGAATGGAATGGCAAGTATTACGGTGTACCACTCAACCGTAGCGTACCGGTGTTGTTCTACAACAAAACACTGTTTGCCAAAGCTGGTATCCAAAACCCGCCAAAAACGTGGGATGAGTTGGCTGCAGACGCAAAGAAATTGACGTCTGGAAGCGGAAGTTCCAAGGTGTACGGCTACGGACCGCTGGTTGACTGGTGGCCATGGGAATCGATGGTTTGGTCATCCGGTAGTGAGATTCTATCCAGCGATATGCAGAAAGCCACCTTCAACACGCCTGAACTTGACAGGGTTCTGAGCTTGCAACAATCCCTCGTGAAGAGCGGAGACGCGTATGTTGAGACGGGGTCAAACTACTGGAACTTGATGACAGCCGACTTCATCAAGGGCAAAATTGCTATGGATATCGATTCCATCGGAGATGCAGCACAAGTACAACAAGGTGTAGGCTCGAAGTTCCAGTGGGGCACTGCGTACCTCCCAAGCGATAAGACGCTGGGCGTTCCACCTGGTGGCGGAGACATGGCCATTATGAACGGCATACCGTCTGACCACGTGAAGGCTGCAGAGACCTTTATCGAATGGTGGACTGCACCGACACAAACTCTCGAGTGGTCCAAGATGACCGGTTACCTTCCGGTCCAGCAGGCAGCAGTTCAGGATCCTTCTTACCAGACGTATTTGCAACAAAACCCGCAGTTCAAGACAGCTATCGACGAACTGCAGTTCCAAAAGGCGGCTCCCGCATCGTCCCACCTGCTCGATGTCCTAAAGTATGCACAACAAAGTCTGCAGGGCATCTTCGACGAAGGGAAATCCGTGAAGTCTGAAATGGACCAAGCTGCAAGCCAGGCAAACAGCCTGCTCGGCAACTAA
- a CDS encoding carbohydrate ABC transporter permease translates to MTAATRLQRIAAHALLILSSLMVLLPVYWMAVSALEPNADILSSTIHWFPIHFQPGNFSRALHAQPFGRFFFNSFLMSSLIVIVQVVTSSLAAYALVFIPMRQKRSWFFSILLAMMIPMQATFIPVYLILSSVHLINTYVGLVVPFAGSAFGIFLLRQGFVSIPKDLVQAARIDGASEWRILTSIVLPNAKPMIITLVLLNFVFHYNDLFWPLISTNTTNMRVVPVALSYFLSQEAGQTLQWNLLMAADLVTILPVLALFLIGQRYMVKGIMGSAIKG, encoded by the coding sequence ATGACCGCAGCAACTCGGCTGCAACGCATCGCGGCGCACGCATTGCTCATCCTCTCGTCTCTCATGGTTTTGTTGCCCGTATATTGGATGGCGGTCAGTGCGCTTGAACCGAACGCAGATATCCTGTCATCGACCATCCACTGGTTCCCGATTCACTTTCAACCAGGAAATTTCAGCAGAGCCCTGCACGCGCAGCCTTTCGGACGATTCTTTTTCAACAGTTTTCTCATGAGCAGCTTGATTGTTATCGTCCAGGTAGTTACCTCGAGTCTTGCCGCATATGCCCTGGTGTTCATTCCGATGCGGCAAAAGCGCAGCTGGTTCTTCTCCATCCTGCTCGCAATGATGATCCCGATGCAGGCAACGTTTATCCCTGTGTACCTCATCTTGAGCAGCGTGCACCTTATCAACACCTATGTCGGTTTGGTTGTCCCGTTTGCAGGAAGCGCGTTTGGAATCTTCCTCTTGCGCCAGGGATTTGTCTCGATTCCAAAAGATTTGGTACAGGCTGCGCGCATCGACGGTGCTTCAGAATGGAGAATTCTAACATCCATTGTTCTCCCGAACGCAAAGCCAATGATAATCACGCTGGTGCTGCTTAACTTTGTCTTCCACTACAACGACCTGTTCTGGCCGCTGATTTCTACAAACACCACGAACATGCGTGTGGTGCCGGTCGCCCTGTCGTACTTCCTCAGCCAGGAAGCAGGACAAACCTTGCAGTGGAATCTCTTAATGGCGGCCGACCTTGTCACCATCTTGCCTGTGCTTGCCCTGTTCCTGATTGGCCAGCGTTATATGGTGAAAGGCATCATGGGCAGCGCGATTAAGGGCTAA